A genomic stretch from Clavelina lepadiformis chromosome 5, kaClaLepa1.1, whole genome shotgun sequence includes:
- the LOC143459964 gene encoding uncharacterized protein LOC143459964, with amino-acid sequence MAKTLTTLITFLLVVFLYDVTGHVVLTFPPARPFAFDFLDNSQSEGPCGMTFNKEHKIMTSLAAGTPFNVTWHVAYPHLGGIKLQLLDTEGAVLSELTDSNFIYKDDSTRLNHEVTLKSDIACDHCVLRIIKQASEWTNQNTSDGYLFWSCADVTMVSDADVNGGCYDNKCLNGGTCENGKCACAARYEGERCEHENECADDGDCAHGRCVDVDSTNFPSKFCFCEPGWMGGSCEKESELSEAKLDESDEKDFHKVVLYDNPKFELFWRLINDRPQVEIALRVETDTWCAIGWRPDDIDKKCKDFPLSTSSSSEGDDGVNDETSDNNDVEATRRRRFISLKYGRGQQRARRVVVDKRNDDENMIKIFCNAGNISAAAEWAKKTFNDVLPSSDKLPPEPEPKPNSKSSPSSNRKTKGDPEPEPDVEPGPGYKDILHPMDCSDIIYATAEGNLHRVLDMYTRDRASPKHDPWFGGSDDLTAAVARREDGILHVKFRRNLVSSDPSDHSLRDDEVMLIWARGQTPYLFNHRPLSGLESCAATDYDYYRINELKYHGTKPSQRGTTSFNFYDDPDDESKSNNGSFRHPEKCKTDKCEYMLEWKYREKTGLVHFKIKARVEEDQWAAVGFSEKPEMENSDAAVGWVEPSSGELTLTDRWLTSKAPEGVALDNGPASFENVRGSYRDGFLKISFSRALDTEDPNDLVLNKCVYFLYAWGGKLKDGDVTKHKSTYVSEERVCIGSSAHSRGNFNRLVMLCVVINPFVLFF; translated from the exons ATGGCAAAGACACTTACGACGTTGATCACATTTCTTCTTGTG GTAtttctttatgacgtcactggtCACGTGGTTTTGACTTTCCCTCCGGCGCGTCCGTTCGCGTTCGACTTTCTGGACAATTCACAAAGCGAGGGGCCTTGCGGAATGACGTTTAACAAAG AACATAAAATTATGACCTCATTGGCGGCGGGAACACCCTTCAATGTGACGTGGCACGTCGCCTACCCGCATCTG GGAGGAATCAAATTGCAACTTCTTGACACGGAGGGCGCTGTTCTTTCTGAGCTAACagattcaaattttatttataaagatGATTCCAC GAGACTGAACCACGAGGTAACGCTCAAAAGCGACATTGCCTGCGATCACTGCGTTCTACGTATCATAAAGCAAGCGTCAGAATGGACCAATCAGAACACATCGGATGGATACTTGTTCTGGTCATGTgctgacgtcacaatggtTTCCGACG CTGACGTAAACGGTGGTTGCTATGACAACAAGTGTCTAAACGGCGGTACTTGTGAAAACGGGAAATGCGCATGCGCGGCGAGATACGAGGGCGAGAG GTGCGAGCATGAGAACGAATGCGCGGATGATGGCGACTGCGCGCACGGAAGATGCGTGGACGTGGATTCGACGAATTTCCCGAGCAAGTTCTGCTTCTGCGAACCGGGCTGGATGGGTGGAAGTTGCGAGAAAG AATCGGAGCTTTCAGAGGCAAAGTTGGACGAATCCGATGAAAAGGACTTCCACAAGGTGGTGCTCTACGACAATCCCAAGTTCGA ACTTTTTTGGAGATTGATCAACGATCGCCCTCAGGTGGAAATTGCTCTGCGTGTTGAAACCGACACTTGGTGCGCCATTGGGTGGAGGCCAGATGACATTGATAAGAAATGCAAG GATTTTCCTCTCAGCACCAGCTCAAGTTCTGAAGGCGATGACGGAGTTAATGACGAAACGTCCGATAACAATG ACGTAGAAGCCACCCGGCGCAGAAGATTTATTTCTTTGAAGTACGGTAGAGGGCAACAAAGAGCTCGGCGGGTAGTGGTTGATAAGCGAAATGATGAC GAAAATAtgatcaaaattttttgcaacgCTGGAAACATCTCTGCTGCCGCCGAGTGGGCGAAAAAAACGTTTAATGACGTTCTACCAAGTTCAG ACAAACTTCCCCCTGAACCAGAACCGAAACCGAATAGCAAATCTTCCCCGAGTTCTAACCGGAAAACGAAAGGAGATCCTGAGCCGGAGCCCGATGTTGAGCCGGGACCGGGCTACAAGGACATCTTACATCCAATGGACTGCTCTGATATAATTTACG CGACGGCGGAGGGCAATCTTCACCGTGTCTTGGATATGTATACGAGGGACAGGGCGAGCCCAAAACATGACCCCTGGTTCGGCGGAAGTGATGACCTCACAGCGGCCGTCGCCCGACGCGAGGACGGAATTCTCCACGTGAAGTTTAGAAG gAACCTCGTCTCGTCCGATCCTTCTGACCATTCGTTGAGGGACGACGAGGTGATGCTTATATGGGCCCGTGGGCAAACTCCTTATCTGTTCAACCACCGACCACTGAGTGGGTTGGAAAGTTGTGCAGCTACTGACTATGACTATTACAG GATAAATGAACTCAAGTATCACGGAACAAAACCGTCACAGCGTGGGACCACATCATTTAATTTCTATG ACGACCCTGATGACGAAAGCAAATCGAACAATGGGTCGTTTCGTCATCCAGAGAAATGCAAGACCGACAAATGCGAGTACATGTTGGAGTGGAAATACCGGGAAAAAACCGGATTGgttcatttcaaaataaaagcgCGCGTAGAAGAAGACCAGTGGGCTGCGGTCGGTTTCTCGGAAAAGCCAGAAATG GAGAACTCCGATGCTGCCGTGGGTTGGGTAGAGCCATCTAGCGGTGAACTGACACTCACAGATCGTTGGCTCACTTCAAAAGCACCGGAAGGTGTCGCTCTTGACAATGGACCTGCCTCGTTTGAGAATGTGCGTGGTTCTTACAGAGACGGTTTCCTCAAAATCTCGTTCTCACGAGCTCTCGACACAGAA GACCCGAACGATCTTGTTCTGAACAAATGTGTCTACTTTCTATATGCGTGGGGTGGAAAGTTGAAAGAcggtgacgtcaccaaacacAAATCAACTTACGTGAGCGAGGAGAGAGTGTGTATCG GTTCTTCCGCTCACTCTCGAGGAAACTTCAACCGTCTTGTAATGCTTTGTGTCGTCATTAACCcctttgtattatttttttga
- the LOC143460791 gene encoding alpha-(1,3)-fucosyltransferase 7-like, whose protein sequence is MARSMNGTKVVGFVFAVYVVLVSLSYFSPRLTLNATGPKKFYPLPMERPLSDEELETSPETSSDELETSAIGIKMPAEELILPPNSLKTNFTESKSPHQLSGDGNRLRVALEEAQEQYDIIAWDAPFGSKWIPNNIITSKCCNCQFSYDRSKINDPSTKAVIFHFNEARISRMPKQRRTDQYYIWFNWESPVALGTLRGLTLKEFDDVFNITMTYRRDSDVYFPYQTIEDISQRIHDQDSGNLQHDLDELIKSKRKVALWIVGNCGSTPGARARMKYSEQLVKAGLDLDRRGRCFPNAPKVLSKNKRATPSWDNFLRPYKFYMAFENAFSCNDYITEKFFINSLTHGLVPVVLGAKKSDYEAVSPNHSFIYADDFENAEKLVEYLRYLDGNDTAYREYLAWRTHDPEEMPYHGRAVGLCQLCRILHGINVDNKYDENFKEKYSDIPLYGHPKKPRIVHSLRNWFYGNEDKKCISNY, encoded by the exons ATGGCGCGCTCTATGAACGGGACTAAGGTTGTAGGATTTGTATTTGCTGTGTACGTCGTGTTGGTCAGTCTGTCCTACTTCAGTCCTCGTTTAACTCTTAACGCCACTGGACCGAAGAAATTTTATCCACTTCCGATGGAAAGGCCCCTGTCTGATGAAGAGTTAGAAACCTCTCCAGAAACCTCTTCAGACGAGTTAGAAACCTCTGCAATTGGAATAAAGATGCCAGCAGAAGAGCTCATCCTTCCACCCAATTCACTCAAAACAAACTTCACGGAATCAAAGAGTCCACATCAACTCAGTGGAGATGGAAATAGACTGAGGGTGGCGTTGGAAGAGGCACAGGAACAG tatGACATCATAGCCTGGGATGCACCGTTCGGCTCAAAGTGGATACCAAACAACATaataacttcaaaatgttGCAACTGCCAGTTTTCTTACGACAGAAGTAAG ATAAATGATCCTTCAACGAAAGCGGTTATCTTCCATTTCAACGAGGCTCGAATCTCTAGAATGCCAAAACAGAG ACGAACAGACCAATATTACATCTGGTTCAATTGGGAGTCGCCAGTCGCGCTAGGAACGCTTCGTGGTTTAACTTTGAAGGAGTTTGATGACGTCTTTAACATCACTATGACGTACAG GCGAGACTCTGACGTCTACTTCCCCTATCAAACGATTGAAGACATTTCGCAAAGAATTCACGACCAAGATTCGGGGAATCTCCAACATGACTTAGATGAATTGATAAAGAGCAAGCGCAAGGTGGCGCTGTGGATCGTTGGAAATTGCGGGAGCACGCCGGGAGCTCGGGCGAGGATGAAATACTCGGAGCAACTGGTGAAAGCCGGACTCGACTTAGATAGAAGAGGACGGTGCTTTCCCAATGCTCCAAAAGTCCTATCAAAGAACAAGAGAGCTACACCTAGTTGGGACAACTTTTTAAGGCCGTACAAGTTCTACATGGCATTCGAGAACGCTTTCTCATGCAACGATTACATAACAGAGAAGTTTTTTATAAACTCCCTCACCCACGGATTGGTTCCTGTCGTCTTGGGAGCGAAGAAGTCGGACTACGAGGCCGTGTCCCCGAATCATTCTTTTATTTATGCGGATGACTTTGAAAACGCAGAGAAACTTGTCGAATATCTCCGCTACTTGGACGGGAACGACACAGCATACAGGGAGTACCTGGCCTGGCGAACACACGACCCTGAGGAGATGCCATATCACGGTAGAGCGGTGGGATTGTGTCAGCTTTGTCGGATTTTGCACGGAATCAACGTCGACAATAAATATGatgaaaactttaaagaaaaatacTCAGATATTCCCTTATATGGTCATCCTAAGAAACCTAGAATCGTTCATTCTTTAAGAAACTGGTTTTATGGAAATGAAGATAAGAAATGTATAAGTAATTACTAA
- the LOC143459761 gene encoding 3-galactosyl-N-acetylglucosaminide 4-alpha-L-fucosyltransferase FUT3-like, producing the protein MARSMNGTKVVGFVIAVYVVLVSLSYFSPRLTLNATGPKKFYPLPMERPLSDKELETSPETSSDELETSSIGIKMPAEELILPPNSLRTNFTESKSPHQLSGDGNRLNAALEEAQEQYDIIAWDAPFGSKWIPNNIITSKCGSCQFSYDRSKINDPSTKAVIFHFNEARISRMPKQRRTDQYYIWFSWESPVALGTLRGLTLKEFDDVFNLTMTYRRDSDVYFPYQTTENISQRIHSQSSENLQHDLDELIKSKRKMALWIVGNCGSTPGARARMKYSEQLVKAGLDLDRRGGCFPNAPKVLPKNKRATPSWDNFLRPYKFYMAFENAFSCNDYITEKFFQNSLTHGLVPVVLGAKKSDYEAVSPNHSFIYADDFENAEKLVEYLRYLDGNDTAYSEYLAWRTHDPEEMPYHGRAVGLCQLCRILHGINVDNKYDENFKEKYSEIPLYGHPKKPRIVHSLRNWFYGNEDKKCISNY; encoded by the exons ATGGCGCGTTCTATGAACGGGACTAAGGTTGTGGGATTTGTAATTGCTGTGTACGTCGTGTTGGTCAGTTTGTCCTACTTCAGCCCTCGTCTAACTCTCAACGCCACTGGACCGAAGAAATTTTATCCGCTTCCAATGGAAAGGCCCCTGTCTGATAAAGAGTTAGAAACCTCTCCAGAAACCTCTTCAGACGAGTTAGAAACCTCTTCAATTGGAATCAAGATGCCAGCAGAAGAGCTCATTCTTCCACCCAATTCACTCAGAACAAACTTCACGGAGTCAAAGAGTCCACATCAACTCAGTGGAGATGGAAATAGACTGAATGCGGCGTTGGAAGAGGCACAGGAACAG tatGACATCATAGCCTGGGATGCACCGTTCGGCTCAAAGTGGATACCAAACAACATAATAACTTCAAAATGTGGCAGCTGCCAGTTTTCTTACGACAGAAGTAAG ATAAATGATCCTTCAACGAAAGCGGTCATCTTCCATTTCAACGAAGCTCGAATCTCTAGAATGCCAAAACAGAG ACGAACAGACCAATATTACATCTGGTTCAGTTGGGAATCGCCAGTGGCGCTAGGAACGCTTCGTGGTTTAACTTTGAAGGAGTTTGATGACGTCTTTAACCTCACTATGACGTACAG GCGGGACTCTGACGTCTACTTCCCCTATCAAACGACTGAAAACATTTCGCAAAGAATTCACAGCCAAAGTTCTGAGAATCTCCAACATGACTTAGATGAATTGATCAAGAGCAAGCGCAAGATGGCGCTATGGATTGTAGGTAACTGCGGTAGCACGCCGGGAGCTCGGGCGAGGATGAAATACTCGGAGCAACTGGTGAAAGCCGGACTCGACTTAGATCGAAGAGGAGGGTGCTTTCCCAATGCGCCAAAAGTCCTGCCAAAGAACAAGAGAGCTACACCTAGTTGGGACAACTTTTTAAGGCCGTACAAGTTTTACATGGCATTCGAGAACGCTTTCTCATGCAACGATTACATAACAGAgaagttttttcaaaactcCCTCACCCACGGACTGGTTCCTGTCGTCTTGGGAGCGAAGAAGTCGGACTACGAGGCCGTGTCCCCGAATCATTCTTTTATTTATGCGGATGACTTTGAAAACGCAGAGAAACTTGTCGAATATCTCCGCTACTTGGACGGGAACGACACAGCATACAGTGAGTACCTGGCCTGGCGTACACACGACCCTGAGGAGATGCCATATCACGGTAGGGCGGTGGGATTGTGTCAGCTTTGTCGGATTTTGCACGGAATCAACGTCGACAATAAATATGatgaaaactttaaagaaaaatacTCAGAGATTCCCTTATATGGTCATCCTAAGAAACCAAGAATCGTTCATTCGTTAAGAAACTGGTTTTATGGAAATGAAGATAAGAAATGTATAAGTaattactag
- the LOC143460785 gene encoding alpha-(1,3)-fucosyltransferase 7-like, translated as MARSMNGTKVVGFVIAVYVVLVSLSYFSPRLTLNATGPKKFYPLPMERPLSDEELETSPETSSDGIKMPAEELILPLNSLKTNFTESKSPHQLSGDGNRLRAALEEAQEQYDIIAWDAPFGSKWIKNNLITSKCGNCQFSYDRSKINDSSTKAIIFHFNEARISRMPKQRRTDQYYIWFTWESPVALGTLRGLTLKEFDDVFNLTMTYRRDSDVYFPYQTTENISQRIHSQGSRNLQNDLDELIKSKRKVALWIVGNCGSTPGARARMKYSEQLVKAGLDLDRRGGCFPNAPKVLPKHKRATPSWDNFLRPYKFYMAFENAFSCNDYITEKFFLNSLTHGLVPVVLGAKKSDYEAVSPKHSFIYADDFENAEKLVEYLRYLDGNDTAYREYLAWRTHDPEEMPYHGRAVGLCQLCRILHGINVDNKYDENFEKKYSEIPLYGHPKKPRIVHSLRNWFYGNEDKKCISNY; from the exons ATGGCGCGTTCTATGAACGGGACTAAGGTTGTGGGATTTGTAATTGCTGTGTACGTCGTGTTGGTCAGTCTGTCCTACTTCAGCCCTCGTCTAACTCTTAACGCCACTGGACCGAAGAAATTTTATCCGCTTCCAATGGAAAGGCCCCTGTCTGATGAAGAGTTAGAAACCTCTCCAGAAACCTCTTCAGACGGAATAAAGATGCCAGCAGAAGAGCTCATTCTTCCACTCAATTCactcaaaacaaatttcaccGAGTCAAAGAGTCCACATCAACTCAGTGGAGATGGAAATAGACTGAGGGCGGCGTTGGAAGAGGCACAGGAACAG tatGACATCATAGCCTGGGATGCACCGTTCGGCTCAAAGTGgataaaaaacaacttaataACTTCAAAATGTGGCAACTGCCAGTTTTCTTACGACAGAAGTAAG ATAAATGACTCTTCAACAAAAGCGATCATCTTCCATTTCAACGAAGCAAGAATCTCTAGAATGCCAAAACAGAG ACGAACAGACCAATATTACATCTGGTTCACTTGGGAATCGCCAGTCGCGCTAGGAACGCTTCGTGGTTTAACTTTGAAAGAGTTTGATGACGTCTTTAACCTCACTATGACGTATAG GCGAGACTCTGACGTCTACTTCCCCTATCAAACGACTGAAAACATTTCGCAAAGAATTCACAGCCAAGGTTCTAGGAATCTCCAAAATGACTTAGATGAATTGATCAAGAGCAAGCGCAAGGTGGCGCTATGGATTGTAGGTAACTGCGGGAGCACGCCGGGAGCTCGGGCGAGGATGAAATACTCGGAGCAACTGGTGAAAGCCGGACTCGACTTAGATCGAAGAGGAGGGTGCTTTCCCAATGCGCCAAAAGTCCTTCCAAAACACAAGAGAGCTACACCTAGTTGGGACAACTTTTTAAGGCCGTACAAGTTCTACATGGCGTTCGAGAACGCTTTCTCATGCAACGATTACATAACAGAGAAGTTTTTTCTAAACTCCCTGACCCACGGACTGGTTCCTGTCGTCTTGGGAGCGAAGAAGTCGGACTACGAGGCCGTGTCCCCGAAACATTCTTTTATTTATGCGGATGACTTTGAAAACGCAGAGAAACTTGTCGAGTATCTCCGCTACTTGGACGGGAACGACACAGCATACAGGGAGTACCTGGCCTGGCGTACACACGACCCTGAGGAGATGCCATATCACGGTAGGGCGGTGGGACTGTGTCAGCTTTGTCGGATTTTGCACGGAATCAACGTCGACAACAAATatgatgaaaactttgaaaaaaaatactcAGAGATTCCCTTATATGGTCATCCTAAGAAACCTAGAATCGTTCATTCTTTAAGAAACTGGTTTTATGGAAATGAAGATAAGAAATGTATAAGTAATTACTAG
- the LOC143461130 gene encoding uncharacterized protein LOC143461130, with protein MAKTLTTSITFLLVVFLYDVTGHVVLTFPPARPFAFDFLDNSQSEGPCGMTFNKEHKIMTSLAAGTPFNVTWHVAYPHLGGIKLQLLDTEGAVLSELTDSNFIYKDDSTRLNHEVTLKSDIACDHCVLRIIKQASEWTNQNTSDGYLFWSCADVTMVSDADVNGGCYDNKCLNGGTCESGKCACAARYEGGRCEHENECADDGDCAHGRCVDVDSTKFPSKFCFCEPGWMGGSCEKESELSEAKLDESDEKDFHKVVLYDNPKFELFWKLFDDRPQVEIALRVETDTWCAIGWRPDDIDKKCKDFPLSTSSSSEGDDGVNDETSDNNDVEATRRKRFISLKYGRGQQRARRELVDKRDNDENMIKVFCNAGNISAAAEWAKETFNDVRPSSDKLHPEPEPKPNSKSSPSSNRKTKGDPEPEPNVEPGPGYKDILHPMDCSDIIYATAEGNLHRVLDMYTRDRASPKHDPWFGGSDDLTGVVARREDGILHVKFRRNLVSSDPSDHSLRDDEVMLIWARGQTSYLFNHRPLSGLESCAATDYDYYRINELKYHGTKPSQRGTTSFNFYDDPDDESKSNNGSFRHPEKCKTDKCEYMLEWKYREKTGLVHFKIKARVEEDQWAAVGFSEKPEMENSDAAVGWVEPSSGELTLTDRWLTSKAPEGVALDNGPASFENVRGSYRDGFLKISFSRALDTEDPNDLALNKCVYFLYAWGGKLKDGDVTKHKSTYVSEETVCIGSSARSRGNFNCLVMLCVVINPFVLFF; from the exons ATGGCAAAGACACTTACGACGTCGATCACATTTCTTCTTGTG GTAtttctttatgacgtcactggtCACGTGGTTTTGACTTTCCCTCCGGCGCGTCCGTTCGCGTTCGACTTTCTGGACAATTCACAAAGCGAGGGGCCTTGCGGGATGACGTTTAACAAAG aACATAAAATCATGACCTCACTGGCGGCGGGAACACCCTTCAATGTGACGTGGCACGTCGCCTACCCGCATCTG gGAGGAATCAAATTGCAACTTCTTGACACGGAGGGCGCTGTTCTTTCTGAACTAACAGACtccaattttatttataaagatGATTCCAC GAGACTGAACCACGAGGTAACGCTCAAAAGCGACATTGCCTGCGATCACTGCGTTCTACGTATCATAAAGCAAGCGTCAGAATGGACCAATCAGAACACATCGGATGGATACTTGTTCTGGTCATGTgctgacgtcacaatggtTTCCGACG CTGACGTAAACGGTGGTTGCTATGACAACAAGTGTCTAAACGGCGGTACTTGTGAAAGCGGTAAATGCGCATGCGCGGCGAGATACGAGGGCGGGAG GTGCGAGCATGAGAACGAATGCGCGGATGATGGCGACTGCGCGCACGGAAGATGCGTGGACGTGGATTCGACGAAATTCCCGAGCAAGTTCTGCTTCTGCGAACCTGGCTGGATGGGTGGAAGTTGCGAGAAAG AATCGGAGCTTTCGGAGGCAAAGTTGGACGAATCCGATGAAAAGGACTTCCACAAGGTGGTGCTCTACGACAATCCCAAGTTCGA ACTTTTTTGGAAATTGTTCGACGATCGCCCTCAGGTGGAAATTGCTCTGCGTGTTGAAACCGACACTTGGTGCGCCATTGGGTGGAGGCCAGATGACATTGATAAGAAATGCAAG GATTTTCCTCTCAGCACCAGCTCAAGTTCTGAAGGCGATGACGGAGTTAATGACGAAACGTCCGATAACAATG ACGTAGAAGCCACCCGGCGCAAAAGATTTATTTCTTTGAAGTACGGTAGAGGGCAACAAAGAGCTCGGCGGGAATTGGTTGATAAACGAGATAATGAC GAAAATATGATCAAAGTTTTTTGCAATGCTGGGAACATCTCTGCTGCCGCCGAGTGGGCGAAGGAAACGTTTAATGACGTTCGACCAAGTTCAG ACAAACTTCACCCTGAACCAGAACCGAAACCGAATAGCAAATCTTCCCCGAGTTCTAACCGGAAAACGAAAGGAGATCCCGAACCGGAGCCAAATGTTGAGCCGGGACCGGGCTACAAGGACATCTTACATCCAATGGACTGCTCTGATATAATTTACG CGACGGCGGAGGGCAATCTTCACCGCGTCTTGGATATGTATACGAGGGACAGGGCGAGCCCGAAACATGACCCCTGGTTCGGCGGAAGTGATGACCTCACAGGGGTCGTCGCCCGACGCGAGGACGGAATTCTCCACGTGAAGTTTAGAAG gAACCTCGTCTCGTCCGATCCTTCTGACCATTCGTTGAGGGACGACGAGGTGATGCTTATATGGGCCCGTGGGCAAACCTCTTATCTGTTCAACCACCGACCACTGAGTGGGTTGGAAAGTTGTGCAGCTACTGACTATGACTATTACAG GATAAATGAGCTCAAGTATCACGGAACAAAACCGTCACAGCGTGGGACCACATCATTTAATTTCTATG ACGACCCTGATGACGAAAGCAAATCGAACAATGGGTCGTTTCGTCATCCAGAGAAATGCAAGACCGACAAATGCGAGTACATGTTGGAGTGGAAATACCGGGAAAAAACCGGATTGgttcatttcaaaataaaagcgCGCGTAGAAGAAGACCAATGGGCTGCGGTCGGTTTCTCGGAAAAGCCAGAAATG GAGAACTCCGATGCTGCCGTGGGTTGGGTAGAGCCATCTAGCGGTGAACTGACACTCACAGATCGTTGGCTCACTTCAAAAGCACCGGAAGGTGTCGCTCTTGACAATGGACCTGCCTCGTTTGAGAATGTGCGCGGTTCCTACAGAGACGGTTTCCTCAAAATCTCGTTCTCACGAGCTCTCGACACAGAA GACCCGAACGATCTTGCTCTGAACAAATGTGTCTACTTTCTATATGCGTGGGGTGGGAAGTTGAAAGAcggtgacgtcaccaaacacAAATCAACTTACGTGAGCGAGGAGACAGTGTGTATCG GTTCTTCCGCTCGCTCTCGAGGAAACTTCAACTGTCTTGTAATGCTTTGTGTCGTCATTAACCcctttgtattatttttttga